From one Budorcas taxicolor isolate Tak-1 chromosome 21, Takin1.1, whole genome shotgun sequence genomic stretch:
- the LOC128066374 gene encoding myeloid-associated differentiation marker-like gives MSSRWIRPGSFAILPVFWLLRLPQLFCTCVAFSLVADMGIWRGAIGNWSMSFWCVCFAMTLIISIVELYRRRSYFPFFWHNISVTFTCYSALICLSASIIYSITHVQFLPHGPYRDRAIAATAFSCIASVLYVIEVAGLCDCYELEEIFFYKNTMSALLKVLETFVAVVIFALLCNFSLYLQEPALEWCVAVYSICFILAAVVLLLGLAEWEYMLPRPFSIFQLVLSLLSVLLYVSALVLWPLYQFSEEFGGLPQRFMDVSCVDGLSYDMCAWDQCLAVAVLTAINLLVYVADLGYWARQVSVGTEGVSSAPDSGQSHPVSSQSEDIL, from the coding sequence ATGTCCTCCCGGTGGATACGCCCAGGCAGTTTCGCCATCCTCCCTGTGTTCTGGCTCCTCCGCCTGCCGCAGCTCTTCTGCACCTGCGTGGCCTTCTCTCTTGTGGCCGACATGGGCATTTGGAGAGGGGCCATAGGTAACTGGTCCATGTCCTTCTGGTGCGTCTGTTTTGCCATGACCCTCATCATCTCCATAGTCGAGTTATACAGGCGTCGGTCCTACTTTCCTTTCTTCTGGCACAACATCTCCGTCACCTTCACCTGCTACTCTGCCCTCATCTGTCTCTCGGCCTCCATCATCTACTCCATCACCCACGTCCAGTTCCTGCCTCACGGTCCTTACCGGGACCGGGCCATCGCCGCCACTGCTTTCTCCTGCATCGCGTCTGTGCTGTATGTCATAGAAGTGGCCGGGTTGTGCGATTGTTATGAGCTCGAGGAGATCTTCTTCTATAAGAATACCATGTCAGCCCTGCTAAAGGTGCTGGAGACCTTCGTGGCTGTTGTCATCTTCGCCTTGCTCTGCAACTTCTCCCTGTACCTGCAAGAGCCGGCCCTGGAGTGGTGTGTGGCCGTGTACTCCATCTGCTTCATCCTGGCAGCTGTGGTCCTCCTGCTGGGCCTGGCTGAATGGGAATACATGCTGCCCAGGCCCTTCTCCATTTTCCAGCTAGTGCTCAGCCTGCTCTCCGTCCTCCTCTATGTCAGCGCTCTGGTCCTCTGGCCACTCTACCAGTTCAGCGAGGAGTTTGGCGGACTCCCCCAGCGGTTCATGGATGTGAGCTGCGTTGATGGGCTCTCCTACGACATGTGCGCCTGGGACCAGTGCCTGGCTGTGGCCGTCCTGACAGCCATCAACCTGCTGGTTTACGTGGCCGACCTGGGGTACTGGGCCCGCCAGGTTTCCGTAGGGACTGAGGGTGTCTCCAGTGCTCCTGATTCTGGCCAGTCCCATCCGGTGTCTTCACAGAGTGAAGACATCCTATGA